A single genomic interval of Pyrus communis chromosome 5, drPyrComm1.1, whole genome shotgun sequence harbors:
- the LOC137733973 gene encoding probable prolyl 4-hydroxylase 12, with the protein MASLASIFLLLSVTSSFFSSSAEIGRKELRSKETIQETVIHFGHSVHSNRIDPSRVVQLSWQPRVFLYKGFLSDEECDHLVSLALGGEDKSVTEYDELGNTDTMRLLKSLEIPLVMEDEVVSRIEARISAWTFLPKENSRALQVFHFGNEEGDKNFNYFGNKSTLEQTEPLLATVVLYLSNVTRGGEILFPESQLRSKVRSDCRRSSSILRPIKGNAILFFTLHPNASPDKSSPHTRCPVLEGEMWCATKFLHAKSIGGEKISSDSGSSECTDEDSNCPRWALMGECQRNPVFMVGSPDYYGTCRKSCNVC; encoded by the exons ATGGCCTCCCTTGCCTCgatcttccttcttctttccgTTACGTCTTCCTTCTTCAGCTCTTCTGCCGAAAT TGGGAGAAAGGAACTAAGGAGTAAGGAAACCATCCAAGAAACTGTCATACATTTTGGCCACTCAGTTCATTCTAACCGAATTGACCCGTCACGCGTTGTCCAACTATCTTGGCAACCAAG GGTGTTTTTATATAAAGGTTTTCTATCAGATGAGGAGTGTGACCACCTTGTTTCTTTG GCACTCGGGGGAGAAGATAAATCTGTGACCGAATATGATGAGTTAGGAAACACCGACACCATGAGGCTGCTTAAAAGCTTAGAAATTCCCTTGGTCATGGAG GATGAGGTAGTTTCAAGGATTGAGGCAAGAATTTCAGCCTGGACTTTCCTTCCGAAAG AGAACAGCAGAGCTTTACAAGTTTTCCATTTTGGGAACGAGGAGGGTGACAAGAATTTCAACTACTTCGGTAACAAGTCCACATTGGAACAAACCGAGCCTTTATTAGCAACAGTTGTTTTGTATCTCTCAAATGTCACTCGTGGTGGTGAGATTCTATTCCCCGAATCACAG CTGAGAAGCAAGGTCCGGTCTGATTGTAGAAGGAGCAGCAGCATCTTGAGACCCATTAAAGGGAACGCGATTTTGTTTTTCACTCTTCATCCGAATGCATCACCGGACAAGAGCAGTCCACATACCAGATGCCCTGTACTTGAAGGGGAAATGTGGTGTGCCACAAAATTCCTTCATGCTAAATCCATTGGTGGTGAGAAGATCTCATCCGATTCTGGGAGCAGTGAATGCACCGATGAAGACAGTAACTGTCCCAGGTGGGCTTTGATGGGGGAGTGTCAAAGGAACCCAGTTTTCATGGTTGGTTCCCCTGATTACTACGGGACTTGCAGGAAGAGTTGTAATGTGTGCTGA
- the LOC137734874 gene encoding uncharacterized protein, translating into MSIAKPTTSNSLYAMKSEEESDSLDTIIRQAAKEPSISFSRAGDSPVPWIQLLHALDQQELPGWPLHSPKVQMQKCDKCPREFCSSINYRRHIRVHHRLKKLDKDSSKNRELLGEFWDKLSPEDAKEAVSFKNVTLEEVPGSSIIKALTTLIRKQGFSPFPHIYLKAGSALLDIVQARPSRFPISSLELFSILDDASEMTFLSGTAISMQRYIFDGEAGKIGLESKNLVACTSFLVEQKLLKAWHADKDTEALRLQKLLVEEEEAAQRRQTELLERKRQKKLRQKEQKEKDQGHGEKIDVKENIDETLDAVPLVETSSPSATFDSDTASSDMLDHACLSLESFQLSNTDVSADPESQTRVSFGHVDSVSGPNVERRVVQGNGSRRAAARWQLSPKSQRGVPNGFHGGHSSQTSKHSSTQHHGNHRDARAASSGNRVWSRKPKPEYDGRSLKAGVQKVASEPDQIKNREVLIGSIPVNLGNCCQESNNQAGVHDECLLEKGQVPKDNSQDKTNKPDLVQSGTNRSTVKLWRPVSRNGTKGPMPIQNGSKESDINVVAERGNSQNLHSENCERSCVVDGHNVGNGNGSTHPDETGRLGFSSHAAKDFLAQRWKDAIAADHVELVLFQDSEPPRCPENQDDREVAATHPSRFKRSILGNAENRLANGDAFDLPTAGAAKVRRRTKHDKGVKIKYIPKHSAVA; encoded by the exons ATGTCAATTGCTAAACCTACGACCTCAAACTCTCTGTATGCTATGAAATCAGAGGAGGAAAGTGATTCCCTTGACACTATCATCAGACAAGCTGCAAAAGAGCCATCTATTTCTTTCTCAAGGGCCGGGGATAGCCCAGTCCCTTGGATTCAGCTACTTCATGCCTTAGACCAACAAG AACTTCCAGGTTGGCCCCTGCACTCTCCTAAAGTGCAGATGCAAAAGTGTGACAAATGCCCTCGAGAGTTTTGCTCATCCATCAACTACAGAAGACACATACGTGTGCACCACCGATTGAAAAAGCTTGACAAG GATTCTTCTAAAAATAGGGAGCTTCTAGGTGAATTTTGGGATAAG CTCTCGCCAGAAGACGCAAAAGAAGCTGTATCATTCAAGAATGTGACTTTAGAG GAAGTTCCAGGGTCTTCAATTATAAAGGCATTGACAACACTTATACGGAAACAGGGATTTTCTCCTTTCCCCCACATTTATTTGAAGGCCGGTTCAGCCCTTCTG GATATTGTTCAAGCTAGACCTTCCAGGTTTCCCATATCTTCCCTGGAGTTATTTTCTATCCTCGATGATGCAAGTGAAATGACGTTTCTGTCTGGGACAGCCATATCAATGCAGAGATATATTTTTGATGGGGAGGCTGGGAAAATTGGCCTTGAATCAAAAAACTTAGTTGCTTGTACAAGCTTCCTGGTGGAACAGAAATTG TTGAAAGCCTGGCATGCTGACAAGGATACGGAAGCTTTGAGGTTACAGAAGTTGCtagtggaggaagaagaagctgctCAAAGAAG GCAAACAGAGCTGTTGGAAAGGAAAAGGCAGAAGAAGCTTAGGCAGAAAGAACAGAAGGAAAAGGATCAAGGACATGGGGAGAAGATCGATGTTAAGGAGAACATTGATGAAACTCTGGATGCTGTGCCACTCGTAGAAACATCTAGTCCTTCAGCAACATTTGATTCTGACACGGCCAGTTCAGATATGCTGGATCATGCCTGCTTATCTCTTGAATCATTCCAACTCTCAAACACGGATGTAAGTGCGGATCCCGAATCTCAGACTCGAGTTAGCTTTGGACATGTTGATTCGGTGAGTGGACCAAATGTTGAACGGCGGGTGGTGCAAGGAAATGGTAGTCGGCGTGCGGCTGCTCGATGGCAGTTGTCTCCAAAATCGCAGCGGGGTGTGCCCAATGGATTTCATGGAGGTCATAGTTCTCAAACATCGAAGCATTCATCCACACAACACCATGGTAACCACAGGGATGCAAGGGCTGCTTCCAGTGGCAATAGAGTATGGAGTCGAAAGCCTAAACCAGAATATGATGGGAGGAGTTTGAAAGCTGGAGTGCAGAAAGTAGCATCTGAACCAGATCAAATCAAGAACCGTGAGGTTTTGATTGGTTCTATACCAGTCAATCTTGGAAATTGTTGCCAGGAAAGTAATAATCAGGCTGGTGTTCACGATGAGTGTCTTTTGGAGAAGGGTCAAGTACCAAAGGACAATTCTCAGGATAAAACCAATAAACCTGATCTGGTACAGAGTGGCACAAACCGGTCAACAGTGAAGCTTTGGAGGCCAGTGAGCCGGAATGGAACAAAAGGTCCTATGCCAATTCAGAACGGCAGCAAAGAATCTGACATAAATGTGGTAGCTGAAAGGGGCAACAGCCAAAACCTTCACAGTGAAAATTGTGAAAGATCGTGTGTTGTGGATGGCCATAATGTTGGAAACGGGAATGGCTCAACTCACCCCGATGAAACTGGAAGGCTGGGCTTCTCTAGCCATGCGGCAAAAGATTTTCTTGCACAGA GATGGAAGGATGCTATTGCTGCAGATCATGTGGAATTGGTTCTATTCCAAGACTCTGAACCTCCCAGATGCCCAGAAAATCAAGATGACCGCGAAGTTGCAGCGACTCATCCATCGAGGTTTAAACGCAGCATTCTTGGCAATGCAGAAAACCGGCTTGCAAATGGAGACGCATTTGATTTGCCAACTGCTGGAGCTGCTAAAGTCAGGCGCAGGACGAAGCATGATAAGGGTGTGAAGATTAAGTACATTCCGAAACATAGCGCAGTTGCCTAG